The Rhododendron vialii isolate Sample 1 chromosome 5a, ASM3025357v1 genome contains a region encoding:
- the LOC131326465 gene encoding aldehyde oxidase GLOX-like has product MAAPISFCLRFLCFALAIIGTCAQGGWWEVIVQDAGIATMHAAVTKWNTVVLLDRTDTGASNLSLPAGAPCRNDPNDLALTTDCSAHSALLDLKTNAIRPLTIQTDTWCSSGQFLPDGTLLQSGGWNDGNTKFRTFTPCIDTSFCDWVELQNPTLSQGRWYATNQILPDGTIIIVGGIGDNSVEYYPPRGNGAVNFPFLGNVANNEGDNLYPYVHLLPSGNLFIFADTQAVLYDYNADVIVTTYPQLQGGPRNYPSAGSSVMLALKDNYSTATIIICGGAQYDAYQNNNVNLPAQGTCGRIVATDPNPAWEMDTMPFVRNMGEMVMLPTGEVIIINGAQAGSQGFGLATNPALNPVLYQPDKNLGSRFTTLNPTTIARMYHSTANLLPDGRILVAGSNTHWAYTWVQPFPTELRIEAFSPDYLSADNSNLRPVVAKAPKSVQYGKLYNVYITVPSPLTGTVEVNFASAPYSTHSFSQGQRLVKMNIPRPIVLEANGQYRIVFQAPPNGIVAPPGYYMMFVVNQGVPSVARWVPIVIS; this is encoded by the coding sequence ATGGCCGCTCCCATTTCCTTCTGTTTACGATTCCTCTGCTTCGCCCTCGCAATCATCGGAACATGTGCCCAGGGGGGCTGGTGGGAAGTCATCGTGCAAGACGCtggcatcgccaccatgcacgCCGCCGTCACCAAGTGGAACACCGTCGTCCTCCTCGATCGGACTGACACCGGCGCGTCCAATTTATCGCTCCCGGCCGGCGCCCCATGCCGCAACGACCCAAACGACCTGGCTTTAACGACCGACTGCTCCGCCCACTCCGCTCTCCTCGACCTCAAAACCAACGCAATCCGTCCCCTCACGATCCAAACCGACACGTGGTGCTCCTCGGGCCAATTCCTCCCTGACGGCACCCTCCTCCAATCCGGCGGCTGGAACGACGGCAACACCAAGTTCCGAACATTCACCCCTTGCATAGATACTTCCTTCTGCGATTGGGTTGAGCTTCAAAACCCCACGTTGTCCCAAGGGCGTTGGTACGCCACGAATCAGATACTCCCCGATGGTACTATCATTATAGTCGGGGGGATCGGCGACAACAGCGTGGAGTATTACCCACCGAGAGGCAACGGCGCGGTCAATTTCCCGTTCCTCGGCAATGTGGCAAACAATGAAGGGGATAACCTGTATCCCTACGTTCACCTTCTCCCCAGCGGAAATCTGTTTATATTTGCTGACACTCAAGCCGTTCTATACGATTACAATGCAGACGTGATTGTAACAACTTATCCTCAGCTGCAGGGGGGCCCACGTAACTACCCGTCCGCAGGATCCTCTGTCATGCTGGCATTGAAAGACAACTACTCCACAGCCACGATCATCATTTGCGGTGGGGCCCAGTACGACGCCTACCAGAATAATAATGTGAATCTACCGGCCCAAGGGACTTGCGGGCGCATTGTGGCGACTGATCCCAACCCTGCTTGGGAGATGGATACCATGCCGTTTGTTCGGAACATGGGCGAAATGGTGATGCTACCAACAGGAGAAGTAATAATCATCAACGGGGCTCAAGCAGGGTCGCAAGGGTTCGGATTAGCAACTAACCCGGCTTTGAACCCTGTTCTATACCAACCCGACAAAAATTTAGGCTCCCGCTTTACGACCCTAAACCCCACTACAATCGCTAGAATGTACCACTCGACCGCAAATTTGTTGCCCGACGGGAGAATTTTGGTTGCCGGAAGTAACACGCATTGGGCATACACGTGGGTTCAGCCTTTCCCCACGGAGCTAAGAATCGAGGCGTTTTCGCCAGATTATTTATCGGCAGACAACTCGAATTTGAGACCGGTGGTGGCGAAGGCACCAAAGTCGGTGCAATACGGGAAGCTTTACAATGTGTACATAACGGTGCCGTCACCGTTGACGGGGACAGTGGAGGTGAATTTTGCAAGTGCGCCTTATTCTACACACTCGTTTTCACAGGGGCAGAGATTGGTAAAGATGAACATCCCTCGCCCTATCGTGTTGGAAGCTAATGGACAATACAGGATTGTGTTTCAGGCGCCGCCCAATGGGATTGTGGCACCGCCAGGATATTATATGATGTTTGTGGTTAACCAGGGAGTGCCGAGCGTCGCTCGTTGGGTCCCTATCGTCATCTCCTAA
- the LOC131326464 gene encoding aldehyde oxidase GLOX-like, with protein sequence MASSIFFSLQFLCFALTIIGTRAQGGTWEVIVQNAGIAAMHAAVTRYNTVVLLDRTDIGASNLSLPVINGVQQCRNDSKDLTLKTDCSAHSALLDLKTNEIRPLTIQTDTWCSSGQFLPDGTLLQSGGFNDGNTKFRTFTPCEDTSSCDWVELQNILLSQGRWYATNQILPDGSIIIVGGIDANSVEYYPPRIGGAVNFSFLSNVSDNEGDNLYPFVHLLPNGNLFIFADKQSVLYDYINNVIIKNLPLIGGGPRNYPSAGSSVMLALEGNYSTATIVICGGAQYDAYKRYKVTRLAQGNCGRIVATDPNPAWEMEDMPFVRNMGDMVMLPTGDVTIINGAQEGSQGFGLANNPCLNPVLYQPDEPAGSRFTILNPTTIPRVYHSTANLLPDGRILLAGSNTHAVYTWVQPFPTELKIEAFSPDYLSANKSNLRPVIAKAPQSVQYGSTLYNVYVTVPSNTTGNWEVNFASAPYTTHSYSQGQRLVKMNIAGPVSESNGEYSIVFQAPPSAEVAPPGYYMMFVVNQRVPSVAVWVSIS encoded by the coding sequence ATGGCctcttccattttcttctctctacAATTCCTGTGCTTCGCCCTCACAATCATCGGAACACGTGCCCAGGGGGGCACGTGGGAAGTCATTGTGCAAAACGCTGGCATTGCCGCCATGCACGCCGCCGTCacccggtacaataccgtcgtCCTCCTCGATCGGACAGACATCGGCGCGTCCAATTTATCGCTCCCAGTCATTAACGGCGTCCAACAATGCCGCAACGACTCAAAGGACCTGACTTTAAAGACCGATTGCTCCGCCCACTCCGCTCTCCTTGACCTCAAAACCAACGAAATCCGTCCCCTCACGATCCAAACCGACACGTGGTGCTCCTCGGGCCAATTCCTTCCTGACGGCACCCTCCTCCAATCCGGCGGCTTCAACGACGGCAACACCAAGTTCCGAACATTCACCCCCTGCGAAGACACTTCCTCTTGCGATTGGGTTGAGCTTCAAAACATCTTGTTGTCCCAAGGGCGTTGGTACGCCACGAATCAAATACTTCCCGACGGTTCTATCATAATAGTCGGGGGTATCGACGCCAACAGCGTGGAGTATTACCCACCGAGAATCGGCGGCGCGGTTAATTTCTCGTTCCTCAGCAATGTGTCAGATAACGAAGGGGATAACCTGTATCCATTCGTTCACCTTCTCCCAAATGGAAATCTGTTTATATTTGCTGATAAACAATCCGTGCTATACGATTACATTAATAATGTGATTATAAAAAATTTACCTCTGATAGGGGGAGGACCGCGTAACTATCCGTCCGCAGGATCCTCTGTCATGCTAGCATTGGAAGGTAACTATTCTACGGCCACGATTGTCATATGTGGTGGGGCTCAATACGACGCCTACAAACGTTACAAAGTGACGAGACTGGCCCAAGGAAACTGTGGGCGGATTGTGGCAACTGATCCCAACCCTGCTTGGGAGATGGAGGACATGCCGTTTGTTCGGAACATGGGGGATATGGTGATGTTGCCAACAGGAGACGTAACAATCATCAACGGGGCTCAAGAGGGGTCCCAAGGGTTCGGATTGGCAAATAATCCTTGTTTGAACCCAGTTCTATACCAACCCGACGAACCTGCGGGCTCCCGCTTTACGATCCTAAATCCCACTACAATCCCCAGAGTGTACCACTCGACCGCAAATTTATTGCCCGACGGAAGAATTTTACTCGCCGGAAGTAACACGCATGCGGTGTACACGTGGGTTCAACCTTTCCCCACGGAGCTGAAAATCGAGGCATTTTCGCCGGATTATTTATCAGCAAACAAATCGAATTTGAGACCGGTGATAGCGAAGGCCCCACAGTCAGTGCAATATGGGTCAACGCTTTACAATGTGTATGTAACGGTGCCATCAAACACAACGGGAAATTGGGAGGTAAATTTTGCAAGTGCGCCTTACACTACGCATTCGTATTCACAGGGGCAGAGATTGGTAAAGATGAATATCGCCGGCCCTGTTTCGGAATCTAATGGAGAGTACAGTATTGTGTTTCAGGCTCCGCCCAGTGCGGAGGTGGCGCCGCCAGGGTATTATATGATGTTTGTGGTTAACCAGAGAGTGCCGAGTGTCGCTGTTTGGGTCTCTATCTCCTAA
- the LOC131326466 gene encoding aldehyde oxidase GLOX-like, translating into MAAPISLCLQILCFALAIIGTRAQGGSWEVIVQDAGIAAMHAAVTRWNTVVLLDRTDTGASNLSLPAGAPCRNDSNDLALTYDCSAHSALLDIGSNTIRPLTIETDTWCSSGQFLPDGTLLQSGGWNDGSYKFRMFTPCINTSSCDWVELQNINLSVWRWYATNQILPDGTIIIVGGVGGNNLEYYPPTGNGAVNFPFLGNVADNEGDNLYPYVHLLPNGNLFIFANNQSVLYNYATNVIVTTYPQLQGGPRNYPSAGSSVMLALDGNYSTATIVICGGAQYDAYNNETVNLPGKGSCGRIVATDPNPAWEMDTMPLVRIMGEMVMLPTGDVLIINGAQTGSQGFGLANNSCLNPVRYQPNQPLGSRFTILNPSTIARMYHSTANLLPDGRILLAGSNTHWAYTWVQPFPTELRIDAFSPDYLSAANSNLSPVVVKAPKMVQYGNSTYNVYVTVPSNSTGTWEVNFASAPYSTHSFSQGQRLVKMNIARPVSKANGQYRIVFQAPPNGMVAPPGYYMLFVVNQGVPSVAVWVQIVIS; encoded by the coding sequence ATGGCCGCTCCCATTTCCTTGTGTCTGCAAATCCTCTGCTTCGCCCTCGCCATCATTGGAACGCGTGCCCAGGGGGGCTCGTGGGAAGTCATTGTGCAAGACGCCGGCATCGCCGCCATGCACGCCGCCGTCACCCGGTGGAACACCGTCGTCCTCCTCGACCGGACCGACACCGGCGCGTCCAATTTATCGCTCCCGGCCGGTGCCCCGTGCCGCAACGACTCGAACGACCTGGCCTTGACGTACGATTGCTCCGCCCACTCCGCTCTCCTCGACATCGGATCCAACACGATCCGTCCCCTCACGATCGAAACCGACACGTGGTGCTCCTCGGGCCAATTCCTCCCGGACGGCACCCTACTCCAATCCGGTGGATGGAACGACGGCTCCTACAAGTTCCGAATGTTCACCCCTTGCATAAACACTTCCTCCTGCGATTGGGTTGAGCTTCAAAACATCAATTTGTCCGTGTGGCGTTGGTATGCAACGAATCAGATACTCCCCGACGGTACTATCATAATAGTCGGGGGCGTTGGCGGCAACAACTTAGAGTATTACCCACCGACAGGCAACGGCGCGGTCAATTTCCCGTTCCTCGGCAATGTGGCAGACAACGAAGGGGATAACCTATATCCATACGTTCACCTTCTCCCCAATGGAAATCTGTTTATATTTGCAAACAATCAATCTGTGCTATACAATTACGCTACAAACGTGATTGTAACAACTTATCCTCAGCTGCAGGGTGGCCCACGCAACTACCCTTCCGCAGGATCCTCTGTCATGCTCGCATTGGACGGGAACTATTCCACAGCCACAATCGTCATTTGTGGTGGGGCCCAGTACGACGCCTACAATAATGAGACTGTGAATCTACCAGGCAAAGGGAGTTGCGGGCGGATCGTGGCTACGGATCCCAACCCTGCTTGGGAGATGGATACCATGCCGCTTGTTCGGATCATGGGGGAAATGGTGATGCTACCAACGGGAGACGTATTAATCATTAACGGGGCTCAAACGGGGTCGCAAGGGTTCGGATTGGCAAATAACTCGTGCTTGAACCCGGTTCGATACCAACCCAACCAACCTTTGGGCTCCCGCTTTACGATCCTAAACCCCAGTACAATTGCTAGAATGTACCACTCGACCGCAAATTTATTGCCCGACGGAAGAATTTTGCTTGCCGGAAGTAACACTCATTGGGCGTACACGTGGGTTCAGCCTTTCCCGACGGAGTTGAGAATTGATGCGTTCTCACCAGATTATTTGTCAGCAGCCAACTCGAATTTGAGTCCGGTGGTGGTGAAGGCGCCAAAGATGGTGCAATACGGGAATAGTACTTACAATGTGTATGTAACAGTGCCGTCAAACTCGACGGGGACTTGGGAGGTGAATTTTGCAAGTGCCCCTTACTCTACGCATTCGTTTTCACAGGGGCAGAGATTGGTAAAAATGAATATCGCCCGCCCTGTTTCGAAAGCTAATGGACAGTACAGGATTGTGTTTCAGGCGCCGCCCAATGGGATGGTGGCGCCACCAGGGTATTATATGTTGTTTGTGGTTAACCAAGGAGTGCCGAGTGTTGCTGTTTGGGTCCAAATCGTCATCTCCTAA